A window from Plasmodium cynomolgi strain B DNA, chromosome 7, whole genome shotgun sequence encodes these proteins:
- a CDS encoding hypothetical protein (putative) — MSYSGKGGSAGGGAAAAAAAGGDDMRADKNYKHLVETSGRNNRVVCVQKEFNDLIYYKHDNECDPHNTFSFSFNSTFKFDSKYYSRYKQNKKSFVERKISPHEAVGEEINKKKIWNNVLLVNSFTNLNILSHIDKYKGRYHELKYFSFHENYKKRKLNNLIRTTLDLNDKNYFINNNVFILIANDEIKFLDQVTFCGRISQDDEWSVPYITDKSVRVQYERIKRRYNFSDHREDNRVFLIKVMYHEEEISLILLDYIRGVGDPMKLSIPFFYLASHEYFSQYTHFFMKDNLIGWISKSKILYITAMRKIFSYLRESASYANRPYDVVTMENKIISNVYLLYLSHDIFKYVLFGRYNPLKDCSLHKNIPFEAALLSHISTFTQEELSNHETYFTKITKKEINLLDDPKKGSRMDVFDIFVIPSANYVKFQQVLSRLFKALFDCGGKHISMLLKIATVRSHYDMLYNFNCYNYQLHSFLVNLLDLHQRYYEHAELDALFRESQRILLRLVKLTLDEMNNLIPFNEDKQLVKYLIVILYFGNDMFCLDKENSIYIQLIYELRHLNIHHAILVAYLSGDKSGTLCSEERVIQVDPHKKGEEKGPRWSAPYLTFEDQNAYLKPPPTNRIDVVDPIAAFLNRFDNRHFGDFHVTIKSEKHYSLGIFIVSYMASVIFIIGELNRKHKVIYVYRIFKNVYLRNYPYNITKYYTFWNTKLYAFAQYEPECVLLFDRYSLYEKYTSGGKQPSGGKCPSDGKNLLGGEAAPPGGQSDALKNNEELMNHFAAQENSCLCYESMINKSKGELVVSEYLQLRHRFMKKIKKKKKKKTCTKR; from the exons ATGTCCTACTCGGGCAAGGGAGGATcggcaggaggaggagcggcagcagcagcagcagcaggaggagacGACATGCGGGCGGATAAAAACTACAAACACCTTGTGGAAACGTCGGGCAGGAACAACCGAGTggtgtgtgtgcaaaaagaATTCAACGATTTAATATACTACAAGCATGACAACGAGTGCGACCCGCACAATACATTCAGCTTCTCCTTCAACTCTACATTCAAATTTGACAGTAAGTATTATAGCCGCtacaaacaaaataaaaaatcgtttgtggaaagaaaaattagcCCCCATGAGGCAGTGGG agaggaaataaataaaaaaaaaatatggaataaCGTACTTTTGGTGAACTCATTCACAAACCTAAACATACTGTCACATATCGATAAATATAAAGGAAGGTACCACGAATTaaagtatttttctttccacgaaaattacaaaaaaaggaaattaaacAATCTGATACGAACGACACTCGATttgaatgataaaaattattttattaacaataaCGTATTTATTTTGATTGCTAATGATGAAATCAAATTTTTAGATCAGGTAACATTCTGTGGAAGGATCTCCCAGGATGATGAGTGGTCCGTTCCGTACATTACAGATAAGAGTGTGCGTGTACAATATGAACGGATAAAGAGGAGATACAATTTTTCGGACCATAGAGAGGATAATCGTGTTTTTCTCATCAAGGTGATGTATCATGAGGAGGAGATAAGTCTGATTCTACTGGACTACATCAGAGGGGTTGGAGACCCCATGAAACTGtctattccttttttttatttggcaTCCCATGAGTATTTTTCTCAGTacactcatttttttatgaaagaTAATTTGATTGGTTGGATAAGCAAGTCCAAGATTTTGTACATCACGGCGATGCGCAAGATTTTTTCCTACCTTCGCGA AAGCGCGAGCTACGCGAACAGGCCCTACGACGTCGTGACGatggaaaacaaaatcaTCTCAAATGTATACCTGCTGTACCTGAGCCACGACATTTTCAAGTACGTGCTCTTCGGGAGGTACAACCCCCTAAAGGATTGCTCTCTCCACAAAAACATCCCATTCGAGGCAGCGCTCCTCAGCCACATCAGCACATTCACACAGGAAGAGTTATCCAATCACGAAACTTATTTCACCaagataacaaaaaaggaaatcaaCCTTTTAGACGATCCTAAGAAAGGGAGTCGCATGGATGTCTTCGATATCTTTGTCATCCCATCAGCTAATTATGTTAAGTTCCAGCAAGTCTTATCTAGGCTATTCAAGGCTTTGTTCGACTGTGGGGGAAAACATATTTCTATGTTGTTGAAGATCGCCACTGTGAGGTCTCACTACGATATGTTGTACAACTTTAACTGCTACAACTACCAGCTGCACAGCTTCTTGGTCAACCTGCTAGACCTGCACCAGCGCTATTACGAGCACGCCGAGCTGGATGCCTTGTTCAGGGAGAGCCAGCGGATTTTGCTTCGGCTG GTGAAGCTGACGCTCGACGAAATGAACAACCTCATCCCGTTCAACGAGGACAAGCAGTTGGTCAAGTACCTCATCGTAATTCTTTACTTTGGGAACGAC ATGTTTTGCCTGGACAAGGAAAACTCCATATACATTCAGCTGATTTACGAACTGCGCCACCTGAACATACACCACGCGATCCTCGTGGCGTACCTATCCGGAGACAAGTCGGGGACGCTCTGCTCAGAGGAGAGAGTCATTCAAGTGGACCCccacaaaaaaggtgaagaaaaaggaccCAGGTGGAGTGCCCCGTACCTCACCTTCGAGGATCAGAACGCATATTTGAAGCCTCCTCCTACAAACAGAATTGACGTGGTGGACCCAATAGCTGCCTTCCTAAACCGCTTCGATAATAGACACTTCGGGGACTTCCACGTGACCATAAAATCGGAGAAGCATTACTCCCTTGGTATATTCATAGTCTCCTACATGGCATCAGTTATATTCATCATCGGAGAACTGAACAGAAAACACAAAGTCATTTATGTTTAcagaatatttaaaaatgtgtacctGAGGAATTACCCCTACAACATTACCAAATATTACACCTTCTGGAATACCAAGCTGTATGCCTTTGCGCAGTACGAGCCGGAGTGCGTCCTGCTGTTCGATAGGTACAGCCTGTATGAGAAGTACACCTCGGGAGGGAAGCAGCCATCGGGAGGGAAGTGCCCCTCGGATGGGAAGAACCTATTGGGAGGAGAGGCAGCCCCCCCAGGGGGCCAATCCGACGCGCTCAAAAACAACGAGGAGCTGATGAATCACTTCGCTGCACAGGAAAACAGTTGTCTATGCTACGAAAGCATGATCAATAAATCGAAGGGCGAGTTGGTGGTGAGCGAGTACCTACAGTTGCGTCACCGatttatgaagaaaatcaaaaaaaaaaaaaaaaaaaaaacttgtacgaaaagatga